DNA from Leucobacter aridicollis:
AAGTTGATGAGCGTCACCGCTGCACCGCAGATGATCGCCGCCCCACAGGACACGAGGACGCCGACCTTCCCTCGCGACGCGAGGTGCGGGTTTGAGGAGTTCGCGCCGAAACCCCACACGATCGCGGAGATGATGAGGGCGAGGACGGACAGGATCAGGCCGACGGTCATGACCGCGCCGACGATGATGCGCAACTGCTCGATACCGGGAAGCCCGGTACCGTTCGGGTCAATATCGATCACAGGGATACTCCTTCTGCTGACAACGCCGGGGGAACGGCGGACTTGCCAGCCAGGTGCACCCACGGACCCCGCCGATAAACTCGAGTGGTCATAGGCGGATTCGCGTTGCCCTGATTTCGGCAAACGAAGGAACGGGGCCAGGGGTGATTCTTACCGATGTGATTGCCGCGACTCGGGTTACGAGGAGGGGCCGGTACCTTCTGGCGATGTGTGCTGTCGCCACTAGCGTGCTGCTAGTGGGATGCTCTCAGGTTTCCGACGTGAGGTTCGTGGACGGAGACGGCAATGGCAATCAGTGGTCGGTCGGCGTCGCTGATCCACGTTTCTCCGGGGACGACCGATGTGACTCTGATTCCATGATTGAGAGCACGGTCATGAGCGCGGACCTGCCAAGTTCCGGCCTCGGCATCACTCTCAAGCCCGAAGCGGCCGAAGATGATGCGCAGCGCATTGCTGAGTGCCTTCGTAACGCGCTCACCAGCGGCGAGATCACCATCAGCCGGCCGACGGGCGGCTAGAAGCATAACTAGAGGCGTTCGCCGACGTCCAGGAGGAAGTTGACCCAGGCGACGCCGGCACCGGCGAGGGCTGCGGTGCCGAGCGCGACCCAGGCCCCGAGTCGGGCTTTGGTGGCGGTGTGCGGGTTGCCGGTCGAGGATGAGATGGCCCAGATGATCGCGGAGACGATCAGCATGAGGACGGCGATGATGAGCACGAACATCAATAGAGCGCCGATGACGGTGCGGAGGTCGCCGGCGGCGCCGACGCCGCCGAAGTCGGGGAACACGTCCATCAGCGGCCACCCCCGCTCAGCGTGCAGGACGCACGGGAGGCGTTGCCGCCGGTGATGCCCTCGGCCTCGTGGTCGGTGAGCCATTGATCGGAGTCGATCGCGGGCTGACCGGTCCCGCCGGGCCGGATTTCGAGGTGGAGGTGAGGGCCGGTGGATTTCCCGGACGAGCCGACATCACCGATGTGCTGCCCCGCGGTGACGATCATGCCTTCGGTGACGTGGATGCCGTACTCCCACATATGCGCGTAATACGACGCAACCCGCTCCCCGCCGACGGTGTGCTCCACAATGATGAGCCCGCCCCAGGAGCCGGTGTATCCGGCGTGGGTAACGATCCCATCGGCGACGGCGTAGATCGGGGTGCCGTCGTCGGCGGCGAAGTCGCTGCCGGAGTGGAACGCGATCTCGAACGTGATCGGGTCGGTGCGCCACCCGAACGGACTAGTCCGCACCCAGGAGCCCTCCGGCAACGGGAACACGACCCTGGTGGTCTCAGGCACCACCACATCACCACCGTTGCCACCGCCGCCTGATGGTGCGGGGCGGGTGAGGGCGGTGAGGATCGCTTCGGCGACGGGCTGATAGTTCTGATACCTGTCCGGGTATGCCGACACCTCGACGGCCTGGGCGGCTTCGCCTGGGTCGAGTTGCTGCCACCCGGGAATATCGAGCAGACCGCGCGGTGAGGGGTAGTTGGGTCCGGCCGGTCCGCCGTAGAACGCGCGGGCTTGATAGTTCGGGTCCATGAGTTCCGCAACGGTGCCCCAGCCGGCTTGCGGGCGCATCTGGAACAGGCCGAGGGAATCATGATCGGCTGCATCCCCATCGTTGGGGTAGTTCGCGGATTCGGGGTAGGTGCCGGTGTTGGTGAGCATCCGCAGGTGCGACTCCGTGAGCGCTGCCATCAACGCGATCACCACCCCTGCACGCCCCACCCCATCCGTCTGTCCACCGACGGTGATGATCGTGGCGGCGTGGGTGAGCTGCTGCCGGTTCAGCGTCACCATCTCACCGTTGCGCGTGGTCGCGGTCAGTGAGTCCGGGATCGGTCCGACGATCAACGACCCCGGCGCGCACGCGGCGATGGCAGGGCTGGCGAGGACGGCGACGGAGAGGAGAACGGTCGCGGGGCCGAAACAGACGGCGGCGACGGTGAGGGCGGCGAGGAGTTTCTTGAGCATGGCCGGTCACCGCAAAGGGCTGTCGAACTGCGACAACCGCAACAACAGACAGGTGTCGGTGATCGGATCGGCAGGCGCCGGTGCGGGGTTGCTTTCGGGGGTGCAGGCGAGGAACACGGTGAACGCGACCGGTTGTGTCGTCGTTACCGGGTCGGTGCCCCAGTAGCCGGTGCGGTGGCGGGTACCGGTGATCGTATACGCGACCGTGCCGTCCGGAATCTGCCCCGGCGCCGCCTGCGCCACAGCCTCTTCCCACGCAGCGGGGATCTCGATGGTGTCGATGGTGAGCCACTGCCGCGTCTGGTGGGTGCGGAGCTGCGCCCACGCATCCGGGGCTGGCAGATACGAGCGGACATCGGATGCTGCGGCGTCGGCCTCGGCGTCGGCGGTGACATCGGCGAGCATCTGCGCGTATTCGGCAGGCCCATAGCCACTGCTGGTATCCCAGGTGAACAGCGCCTCCGCGGCCGCGCCTGCGAACTCTTCCGGATCGCCGAGCGCGACCACAGGCTCCGGCTCTGCCGGGACAAGCGTCGGGCTCGTTGCCGTCGGCCCGTCGGGACGGGCGGGTTCAGCGGGTTCGGTGGTCTGGGGTCCGCGGATGAG
Protein-coding regions in this window:
- a CDS encoding DUF6112 family protein gives rise to the protein MDVFPDFGGVGAAGDLRTVIGALLMFVLIIAVLMLIVSAIIWAISSSTGNPHTATKARLGAWVALGTAALAGAGVAWVNFLLDVGERL
- a CDS encoding DUF6112 family protein, translating into MIDIDPNGTGLPGIEQLRIIVGAVMTVGLILSVLALIISAIVWGFGANSSNPHLASRGKVGVLVSCGAAIICGAAVTLINFFWGVGQAV
- a CDS encoding M23 family metallopeptidase → MLKKLLAALTVAAVCFGPATVLLSVAVLASPAIAACAPGSLIVGPIPDSLTATTRNGEMVTLNRQQLTHAATIITVGGQTDGVGRAGVVIALMAALTESHLRMLTNTGTYPESANYPNDGDAADHDSLGLFQMRPQAGWGTVAELMDPNYQARAFYGGPAGPNYPSPRGLLDIPGWQQLDPGEAAQAVEVSAYPDRYQNYQPVAEAILTALTRPAPSGGGGNGGDVVVPETTRVVFPLPEGSWVRTSPFGWRTDPITFEIAFHSGSDFAADDGTPIYAVADGIVTHAGYTGSWGGLIIVEHTVGGERVASYYAHMWEYGIHVTEGMIVTAGQHIGDVGSSGKSTGPHLHLEIRPGGTGQPAIDSDQWLTDHEAEGITGGNASRASCTLSGGGR